The Acidobacteriota bacterium genome window below encodes:
- a CDS encoding branched-chain amino acid ABC transporter permease: protein MVSVLFDGLAYGMLLFLMAVGLSITMGLMNFVNLAHGVFAMVGGYVAILAMNGAGLGFGVALLLAFAAAAAAGAIMEILFFRRLFTAHALDQVLVTVGVVFVAVAVATYFFGPTMQLFQPPEYLEGRWRLAGFEVPRYRLFLIVAGLLVLGGLGLILNRTRLGAMVRATVDNRRVAQGTGIDVQRLFFLVFSFACGIAGLGGALSLGMLSLEPSYPLKYMVEFLIVVSVGGAGTIIGPFVAALMVGLVDVAGKYYLPETGTFLVYVVMIVGLLLRPYGLVPRPGLVVWR, encoded by the coding sequence ATGGTGAGCGTACTGTTCGATGGGCTGGCCTACGGCATGCTCCTGTTCCTGATGGCCGTCGGTCTTTCGATCACCATGGGCCTGATGAATTTCGTCAACCTGGCTCACGGCGTGTTCGCGATGGTCGGCGGTTACGTGGCGATCCTGGCCATGAACGGCGCCGGTCTGGGTTTCGGCGTGGCGCTGCTGCTCGCCTTTGCTGCTGCCGCGGCGGCCGGCGCGATCATGGAGATCCTGTTCTTTCGCCGGCTCTTCACTGCCCACGCCCTGGACCAGGTGTTGGTGACGGTCGGCGTGGTCTTCGTCGCGGTCGCGGTGGCGACCTATTTCTTCGGCCCGACGATGCAACTGTTCCAGCCGCCGGAATATCTGGAAGGCCGGTGGCGATTGGCGGGCTTCGAAGTGCCCCGCTATCGCCTCTTCCTGATCGTCGCTGGGCTGCTGGTACTCGGTGGCTTGGGGTTGATCCTCAACCGCACCCGCCTGGGTGCAATGGTGCGTGCCACGGTCGACAACCGGCGGGTTGCGCAGGGTACGGGGATCGACGTCCAGCGCCTGTTCTTCCTGGTCTTCTCGTTCGCCTGCGGGATCGCGGGGCTCGGAGGCGCATTGAGCCTGGGCATGCTCAGTCTCGAGCCGTCGTATCCATTGAAGTACATGGTCGAGTTCCTGATCGTTGTCAGCGTGGGTGGGGCGGGCACGATCATCGGGCCGTTCGTCGCCGCACTGATGGTGGGTCTGGTCGACGTGGCCGGAAAGTACTATCTCCCGGAGACCGGAACCTTTCTCGTCTACGTTGTCATGATCGTGGGACTGCTGCTGCGTCCGTACGGTCTGGTTCCGCGTCCGGGGCTGGTCGTATGGCGGTAG